The Littorina saxatilis isolate snail1 linkage group LG13, US_GU_Lsax_2.0, whole genome shotgun sequence genome contains a region encoding:
- the LOC138945423 gene encoding L-sorbose 1-dehydrogenase-like, which yields MWLRILGAAVVVLVALRYAQYDDVKHPLTEKLNASYDYIIVGAGSAGCVLANRLSADSDVTVLLIEAGGDDRERDDISVPAAAPSLHHSDVDWDYVTVPQDGMEGFKEKRIYCSAGRVLGGSSSINYMLYVRGHRLDYDQWAAQGCEGWSYNEVLPYFIMSENMQDVEHVDADYHGKEGPLRVEVVNGGIPLSEVLVNAAAEMGLGVVDNNGGDGEGISYAQQTAVQGQRSSTSRAFLHPVLTRPNLHVVVNTFVTKVLFEKDVAVGLEMVRRSQKEVVRAKREVILSAGAFGSSKLLLLSGVGPKQHLRDLDIPLVADLPVGENLQDHLFFDYQVTLNQPISLTDNDRSSVWTALQLKLFGRGPLANVGVDVQFFVSTSASSQQQKWPDIQILTLSAVWRSPIMATFGYTQQVLKDVSRRDNVTHGFVCLPVLLRPQSRGTVRLNTSDPFHGPLIDPRYLTHPDDLDTLLRGVSFCQKLIHTRSLQGVGAEPTDVTSSACSAGGKYNTSDAEYWRCMVKRNARTVYHYSGTCKMGAPSDPSAVVDHTLRVHGLKGIRVVDASVFPTIPSGNTNAAVIMVAEKAADLIRQLRHKGQN from the exons ATGTGGCTGAGAATATTGGGAGCGgcagttgttgttcttgttgcttTGAGGTATGCACAATATGATGACGTCAAACATCCTCTGACGGAGAAGTTGAACGCGTCCTACGATTACATCATCG TGGGAGCAGGGTCTGCTGGCTGCGTTCTGGCCAATCGTCTTTCAGCAGACAGTGACGTCACTGTGCTATTAATAGAAGCCGGTGGTGACGACCGAGAAAGAGATGACATCAGTGTACCAGCGGCAGCTCCATCATTACATCACTCTGACGTTGACTGGGATTACGTCACTGTCCCGCAGGATGGAATGGAGGGATTCAAAGAGaag CGAATATATTGCTCTGCAGGTCGTGTCCTTGGCGGGTCATCCAGCATTAATTATATGCTGTACGTCAGAGGTCATCGCCTTGACTACGACCAATGGGCGGCGCAGGGCTGTGAAGGATGGAGTTATAACGAGGTTCTGCCCTACTTCATCATGTCAGAGAACATGCAGGATGTTGAACATGTTGATGCAG ACTATCACGGCAAGGAAGGCCCTTTACGAGTGGAGGTGGTGAATGGAGGAATCCCATTGTCCGAAGTTTTGGTCAACGCTGCAGCAGAGATGGGACTGGGTGTGGTTGACAATAATGGTGGGGATGGAGAAG GCATAAGCTACGCCCAGCAGACAGCAGTTCAAGGTCAAAGGTCGAGCACGTCACGCGCGTTTCTTCACCCAGTGCTGACCCGACCTAATTTGCATGTGGTCGTCAATACCTTTGTGACAAAA GTCCTGTTTGAAAAGGACGTCGCTGTCGGGCTGGAGATGGTGCGAAGAAGTCAGAAGGAAGTGGTCCGTGCGAAGCGGGAGGTCATTCTATCGGCTGGTGCGTTCGGCTCTTCCAAACTCCTCCTGCTGTCGGGGGTAGGACCAAAGCAGCACCTCAGAGACCTCGAC ATACCGCTGGTAGCGGATCTGCCCGTGGGAGAGAATTTGCAGGATCACCTGTTCTTCGACTATCAGGTGACTCTAAACCAGCCAATCAGCCTTACGGACAATGACAGGTCTTCAGTTTGGACCGCACTCCAGCTAAAACTGTTTGGTAGAG GACCACTTGCTAACGTTGGAGTAGACGTGCAATTTTTCGTCAGCACATCAGCAAGCAGTCAGCAACAGAAATGGCCTGACATACAGATACTGACTCTCTCTGCTGTGTGGAGGTCTCCTATCATGGCAACCTTCGGATACACACAACAG GTGCTGAAAGACGTGTCAAGGAGAGACAACGTCACACACGgctttgtctgtctgcccgttTTGCTGAGACCCCAGAGTCGAGGAACCGTCCGTCTGAACACATCTGACCCCTTCCATGGCCCTCTCATTGACCCCCGCTACTTGACCCACCCTGATGACCTTGACACACTTCTCAGAG GTGTGTCGTTTTGCCAAAAGCTGATCCACACTCGCAGCCTTCAGGGGGTGGGGGCGGAGCCTACTGACGTCACAAGCAGTGCGTGCAGTGCAGGTGGCAAGTACAACACGTCTGACGCGGAGTACTGGCGCTGTATGGTAAAGAGAAACGCACGCACAGTCTACCACTACTCCGGCACGTGCAAGATGGGAGCTCCTTCTGACCCCAGCGCTGTCGTCGACCACACCTTGAG GGTGCACGGTCTGAAAGGTATCCGGGTTGTGGACGCCTCTGTCTTTCCCACAATCCCCTCTGGTAATACCAACGCTGCCGTCATCATGGTTGCTGAGAAAGCTGCTGACCTCATTCGTCAATTACGTCACAAAGGACAGAATTAA